AGCAAATACTTCACTTTTGCGGTCCGGGGGATCATTTCGCCGAAGTTCCCGCCTTGGATGGTCAGGATTTTCCAGCATCGGCAGCCACACTTGAACCATCGGAGGTAATTTTTTTGCCCCGGATTGCGTTTATTGAGTTGCTCCATCAGTATCCTGATATCGCGATCACCATGCTCATTAGTCTGTCTCAACATGCACGTCGTCTAAGTCAGTTGGTTGAAGATCTCTCATTTAAAGAAGTACCCCAACGTCTGGCAACCTATTTGTTGAATCTGAGCGATCGCACGCTAGCGGCTGCACCTAATCACGCCCACACGCCCAATGTCATCGAGTTAGATTTGAGTAAAAGTCAACTGGCTGCTGTTCTAGGCACGATCCCAGCCACCCTCTCCAGGGCTTTTGATCGGCTCAGCCGTGAAGGCATGATTGTTATTGATGGAACACGCATTGAGTTACGCGATCGCGATCGCCTGCAAGAGTTAAGTCAATCACTGGAGAGGCGTAATAGCTCTTCGGCCTAGATCACGCTGGCTTAAACCCTGATCCAAGGAGTGTGGCATAGCGTTACCCGGCACTCGTGGCCAACCCCTCGCCGATGCAACTAAATCATTGCTGTTATGGGGTCGAGGTGCGCGGAAGTTCCTATGCCGCAGTGACAGGGTGATTGGGTAATAAAGAAATTGCAGTCAACAGGAAGAATACCATTGCTGAGAGGGTTTCCAGTATGGCTACCTGGTGAATGGCTGTTGTTTTGTACCACTCTAATTGCCAGAGGATCAACCCAAACTTAATCAGGGCAATACCAAAAGCGATCGCTGCCAACGTTGTCAGCCCGCCACCATACCACAACCCGCAGACAATCAGCGTTGCAACGCTATGATAAACTAGCCCCGGCATCAGTGCTTGCGTCTTGGGTTTGCGCAGTTTAACCGTAAAAATAGCACTGCTAAAAAACAAGGTATTCAAAAGCCATAGGCCCCAAAAGGCAAAGGTGATCGTTTTCGTGGTGGCGATCGCGGCAAAGGGGGCTGCCAGGCAAACAGCGGCAAAGGTTAGGAGTTCATTGCCAATGGATCTCTGCTGTCGATAGAAGACTGAGATGGCATCGATGAGCAAAGCAGCGATCGCGCCTAGGTAAAGCCATATCAGGACTGGCACTTGGAGGTACAAATAAAGGGCAAGGCCCAGGGCGAGTCCCCCGTAAAGACTACCCCACAAAAGCAATCGGGGTTTCCAAGTCCGTCGCTGTTTGATTTGCAGCACCAGCGGATGTTCGGCTTGAAACCCAGCCAAGGCACAAATGCCTGCCAAAGTGGTGGCTAGTGTCCACTGTTGAGCCGCCGCTGCGCCGCTCAGAAACGACACTAACAGGACGATATAAACACCATGTTCCGGCGAAACCGTTGGGTGATACCAGGCGGGGGCACGGTAAGCACGACGGTCTGAAGGGAGCACATCCCCATTTTGCACAGGTGGGTTTGCATCAGAAAGTGCCATTACTCAGTCCTCTCATCTCAAATCAATCTCAAATTGATCCCAGGTGCGATTTGTGGGATAAACCGGCAATACCCTGATAAGTTAGCTGAGTCCACCCAAGCGAATTCCCGCGCCGATTATGACAAACCCAACAGCCAGAATGGTGACGCCCACAATGTGCCAAGCGAGGCTGTTGAGAGTCTCTTTGGTAAGATTAGGGATGATAAAAAAACGGGCGTGAATGGCTAATGCCAGGGTAGCCAGCAACAACAATAGCTTGAGGCCAATATAGGTAGATAGGTAGGAGTCAAAGGCCCAGAAGTTTTCTAGTCTGGGAAAGTAAATCCAGGTGAGCCACAACCCCGTCAAGACCTGAAGTAGGAGTGCCAACAAGCCCAACCCCTCGAAGTGGGATTCAAATTGATGGATGCGATCGGGATCGCGGTGTTGCCATGCCTGGGGGAGTACGGTGACGGCCAGCACCAGATGGCCACCTGTCCAGATGGTGGTACCAAGGGTATGCAGAACTACCAGAATTTTGAATAGCATCAGCCTTGTCCCTTAGTTTGCTCTAGCGCGATCGCTTGGGGAAATAGCAAATTATTTTCCTTGTGAACGTGTTGGTGCATATCCTGTTCAAAGGTGTGTAGGGCATCAAGCATGGCTCGATAGGTATTGCAGGCCCAGTCTGGTGGGGTGAAATGATCACTCAGTTGGCGCAGTTGGGCGAGGGCAACACCCGCTGCCTCATGTTCAAGTTCCATCTGCTGAATGGGATTAGCTAATGTCCCACCGTGAAATATGGGTACAGAGTCGCTAGCGTCTAATCGTCGAATCATCGGGAATAAAATCTGTTCTTCCTTCATCAAGTGGGTGGTGAGTTCGGCTGATAGGGCTAGAAAAATCTCCTGAATTTGACGCAAACGGGGTTCTTTCTCGCCGTGAACGGTCGCTACCTTGGTGACCAGTTTTTCTAAACGGGGTAATTCACGATGCAAGTAGGCATGGTGAATTTGCTCAATGTGATTAGCCAGCTCCGTTAAGGACAGGTCGCCAAGATTGCTTTCTGGCGCGGGTGTGGCTGCACTATAGGCTTCTAACTCAGCCAGAAAACTCTGGGGATCGATGCCGCGCTGGGCACAAACTTCTGCCAGGGTCTTTTGGCCGCCACAACAATAATCGACCTGGGCTTGCTCAAATAAGTGGGCGAGAGAGGGGTGATCACGAACAATTGCGCCGACAGTATCGTTGATTTGCACAGTAGCCATAGGGGTCTCCTGGATAGTGACAAGATGGAGCATTCGACTTTTACCGGTACCCCCCTCTCCCAACCTTTTCTCCCCGGATGGGAGAGGGGGAGCCGGATTCCAAGTCTCTACTTTGGGAGAGCAATTTAGGGGCAGGGTAGGGCGGTAGGTTTACAGCCACGCTGCCGAAACGCCCCTTGCCTGAACCGGAGGTATCAAAGCTTCAGCAGTATCAAACTATTTGTGGGTTAACCCTTACTCAGACACCAGGACTGGCTAGGCTTGCTGCTAAAGTTGCCATTCCTTGCCGTGCCGTCCTTGTGTCAGTTGGGGGGAGTCAGGGGGTAGTGGTTTTAACTGCGAGAAATTCGGATGGTTGTGCCTGGGTTGGTTGCTGAAAAATACCGACGAGCGATCGTCCAACGCAATACACCAGCATCATGGCTCCGACGGAAAAGACGATATCGCCGGGAATCCGCAGCCACACGGTCCACTGCATCCAGGGAGAACTAATCACCTCGGCGCTGCGGGCGTACCAGGTGCCGTAGTTGACTGATTGCACTAATTGATAGAAGCCATTAGGAATCAAACCCGTGACCATCATCAGCACCAAGCCACCGTTAAGCCACCAGAACGCAAAGTTCAGGTTCCTTTCATCCCAGGCCCGATCCGGGGTGATTTCTCTCAGGGCAAAGAGCATGAGCGCGATCGCGAGCGAACCGTAGACGCCGTACAGTGCCGAGTGAGCATGAATGGGCGTGGTGTTTAATCCCTGGGAGTAGTAGAGGACGATCGGCGGATTGATCAGGAAGCCAAACACACCCGCACCCACCAGATTCCAGAAGCAGGTGGCAATAAAGAACTTGAGTGGCATCCGATAAAATCCCTGCGCCTCCTGGGACAGTTTGAGGGATTTGACAACTTCAAAACCAATCAATGTCAGGGGAACGACCTCCAGCGCTGAGGCCACCGACCCCATTGCGGTGATAAACACAGGTGTGCCCGCAAAATACAGGTGATGCAGCGTGCCAATGACCCCGCTACCCAGGTAGAGAATAGTGGTCAGATAGGTAGCGCGTAGGGCAGAGGAGCGCTTGAGAAAACCCAGTTCGCTACAGAGGTAGGCGATCGCCACGGTGGCAAACACCTCAAAGAACCCTTCCACCCACAGATGCACCACCCACCAACGCCAGTACTCTGCTACGCTCAGCGGCGTATGGTTGGTGTACATCAATCCTGAGGCATAGAACAGGGGAATCGTGATCGCGCTGTAGAGGAAGAAGTGATTTAGCCCGGTTTTGCTGCCTTCCGCCTTGAGCGCAGGCTTGAGGGCACGGAACATCAGCCAGAGCCAAAACACCATGCCGCCAATCAGCAACAGTTGCCAGAGGCGACCCAGTTCCACATACTCATAGCCCTGGTGCCCAAACCAAAAGCTGTGGTTGCCTAACCAGCCCTGCACACCAGCCCAGGCACCGACTAGCGAACCCACGACCACCACGGTCAAGGCGACCAATAAGCCACCATTCCCCCAAGCTTGCCCCTTGGGTTCGTGCTGACCAAAGCGTGGGCCAAAGTACAGACCTGCTGCTAACCAACAGGTGGCAATCCAAAAGACCGCCAATTGCAAATGCCAGGTGCGGGAAGCCGCATAGGGCAGGTAGCTCTGAATCGGGACGCCATAGAAGCCATCGCCTTCTACGGCATAGTGGGCCGTGACCATGCCCATGAGGATCTGTACCAAAAACAAGGTCATGGCCACGCCAAAAAAGAGGGTCGTCACCTTTTGGCTGGGCGTCGCCAGACGGATGGCCGGACGGGCAGCGACGCTCTGGATATCTTCGGCGTCTTCCTGGGTGAGATAGACGAACAGGAAAAAGGCGATCGCGGCAATCAGCACAATCACTGACACGATCGACCAGATCAGGAACTGCGCCGGCGCTTGATTGCCAATCAGGTCATCGTGGGGCCAATTGGCGGTATAGGAAAAGGGCGCATTGGGTCGGTTAGCGGCAGCAGCCCAGGCAGTCCAGCTAAAAAATGCCGTGACATCGCGGATTTGTCCGGGGTCGGTAAACCAGCCACTGGGGATAGAATGCACCGCTGAACCTTGGGACAGCAAGGTTTGATAGTCCGCAAAGACCTGGCGTAACCCCTGGGTTTGGGCAGCAGTCAGGGTCAGCCTGCCGGTGTCCGGGTCATAGCGATTGGTCTTAAATTCGTCCCGCAGTTTTACCTGCAACAGGGCGCGATCGCTGGCCGACAAGGCTTCCCAATCCGTCTGATCAAAGTCCGCCTTGCCGTTGTACAACACCCCCGCCGTTGCCAAACCCCAGCGATGTAAAACATCAGCCGTCCAATCGGGAGCGAGGTAGCTACCATGCCCCCAAATACTGCCAATGTGTTGCCCCCCCCGTGCTAGATAGATTTTCTGACCCGATTGAATCGTCTCCTGGGTTAAAATGACCTCCTGACGGGGTGAGACGATCGTTACAGGAATCGGGGGTGCATTTTTATAAATTGCGGCTCCCGCCGAAAGCAAGACTGTAAAAGTGATAACGCAGATCAAAACTAGCCAAGTCGGTAAGCTTAACTGCCTACCTGGCTTACGGATTGGCACAGCAATATCAAAAGTTGGATTTGCCATAATGATTCATTACAAGATCTAGTCATCCAAGCACAGAACCTGAACTAGCAACAACTGGGAAAGAGATTACCCCTTGCTCAGGTTATCCAGTTCAAGGTTGTGATCCTGATTGATTGACAAAACTCGAACTGCCCTCGCCCCAATCCCTCTCCCAGAACAGGCGAGGTGCTCATCGAACCAGGGCTTTGGGTTAAAGTCCCTTCGCCCCTTCTGGAAGAAGGGATTTAGGAATGAGGGGACAAGATTTGTCTGTCAACGAGGGTTGTGATCCCTGTGATTCAGCATAGGCTTGATCTTGCCAAGGATGCTTTGACTTAAGTCAAAACCAGCCTTAAAAAAGTTTGAAGATTACCACAGAATCGGTTCATCAGTCTGTCTCCGGGCGTGTGTCATCCGGAGCAGCTGGTCAAAGATCTCTCATCGGAGAAAGTCGCGCACTAGTTCTCAAAACGAGGCTCTTCTGAGTTTATGGTGGGGGCGCTACGCGCCCCCACCATAAACTCAGCATTTGCGATCGTTTATTTGTAGCTGCTGATACTGCTTACCCCAAAATCCCAGAAGAACCCAAAACGATCCCTTAAAACAGGGTCAAAATGTACAGGAGGCCAAACAAAATAATCCAGATAATATCGACAAAGTGCCAATAAATTTCGGCCATTTCTGCTCCCGTATGCTTATTGGCATTGTAATGACCGGGACACCGCGATCGCCAAACCACACCTAGGATCAACAAAATCCCTACCAACACGTGTAAGCCGTGAAACCCGGTCATCACATAGAAACAATTGGCAAAAATGTTGCTACTCAGGCCGTAGCCTAGGGTCAAATATTCATAGGCTTGGCCCGCCAGGAAGATAGCCCCCATTGCAGCCGTGAGTAAAAACCAGAGACGTAACCCCCCCACATTACCCTTTTTAATCGCAGCATCGCCCTGGTGAATCACAAAGCTACTGGAAACCAGAATAATCGTGTTGATAGCAGGTACCAGTAATTCAACTTCTACTCCCTCCGGTGGCCAAGTCAAGGCATCACTGCGCAGGATTAGATAGGTTGCAAATAACCCCCCAAACATCAGGGATTCCGAAACCAGAAAAATCAGTAATCCCAATCGCCGATAGTCGGGATGTTCATCCGCATGGACACGGTGACCGATCGCCGTAGCTGCCGCGATCGTTGTGTTGGTATCAACTGTTGAGCCTTGCATAGTATCGATTTCCTTCCCTGTTGTCTCGATCGAGAACGTTTTACAGCCTTTACCTAATTTACCCAGTACACCATTAAAGTTTGGATCTGGATCCTAGCGGCGGTCCTCATCCCCCAACCCCTTCTCCCCACTTGGGACAAGGGGAGCCCGATTTTCAAGCCCCTCTCCCGCTCTGGGACAGGGATTTAGGGTGAGGGCCACACCCGCCGGCTGCACCCATTCTACCCCTGTAAAACTGTACTTTATGATTAAGGTAAAGACTGTACAATGAATCCGTAAATTCTATGAATCTGTAAATCCATGCATCTATGGGATAGGTGGTTCACTTACTAGATTGAGGGAGAGCCTACGGGTGGAGATAGGAAAATTCTGCTTATCCCTTAAGCAACCGATTTAGAGATTCACTCCACCCGCAATTCTGAATCCCTCAGGCAAGCCGGAGACCCATCCCACCTACAATGACTAGGCAGTTGCCTTTTGGTCGTAGCCCATGCCGTAGTCATAGGGACCGTGAGTAACCGTAGGCAGCACTTCCCAATTCTCCACCAAGGGCGGTGAGGCCGTCGTCCACTCCAGAGTCAGCCCCGCCCAGGGATTACCGTCCGCCTTGGGGCCATAGAACCAACTCCAGGCCATATTAAAGAAAAAAGGCAGCACCGAAATGCCCAGAATAAAGGCGCCGATCGTAGAAATAACATTCAAATCTGTAAACTGCGGATCATACATAGCCACACGGCGAGGCATTCCCTGCAATCCTAATTCGTGCATGGGCAAAAAGGTCAAATTGGTCCCAATCAAGGTCAAGACAAAATGCACCCGACCCCAGGCTTCGCTATACAACCGTCCGGTAATTTTAGGAAACCAGTGATAAATGCCAGCATAAAGACCAAAGACAGACCCGCCAAACAGAACATAGTGGAAGTGGGCTACCACAAAGTAGGTATCATGCACATGCACGTCAAAGGGCGCATTGCCGAGCATAACGCCACTGAGACCTCCCATAACGAACATTGCCAGCAGACCCACCGCAAACAGCATCGGACTGGTGAGCCGAATTTTGCCCCCCCAAAGCGTGGCCACCCAGCTAAAGACCTTCACGCCGGTTGGAACCGCCACAATCAGGGTTGAAATAGTGAAAAACATCCGCATCCAGGCCGGTGTGCCACTGGTGAACATGTGGTGCACCCACACAAACAAACCCACGATACAAATCGCCAAACTGGAATAGGCGATCGCTTTATAACCAAAAATCGGCTTGCGGGCATGGACCGGGATCACCTCTGACATAATGCCGAAGATGGGCAGTATCATCAGATACACCGCTGGATGGGAATAAAACCAGAAGAGATGCTGGTAAATGACCACATCTCCTCCCGCATTTGGCTTGAAGAAGGAAGTTCCGAAGTTAATATCAAACAATAATAGAATCAGCCCGATCGCTAAGACAGGCGTTGAAAACAGTGCCAGCGTTGAGGTGGCCAACATTGCCCAACAGAAGAGGGGCAGGCGATCCCAACTCATGCTGGGAACTCGTAATTTCCAGATGGTGACAATGAAATTTAAGGCTCCCAAAATTGAGGAAGTCCCCACCAGGACAATGCTGAGAATCCACATTGACTGGGCTGTATTATTGGTAATCAAACTGAGGGGTGGATAGGCAGTCCAACCGGTTTGAGATCCCCCAAAGAAAAAGCTGCCCAGCAGTAACAACCCCGCCGGAGGGTTTAACCAAAAAGCGATCGCATTGAGCTTAGGAAACGCCATATCCCTCGCCCCGATCATCAGGGGAATCAGGAAATTACCAAATCCCCCGATCGCCGCAGGCACAATCCAAAAAAAGATCATAATTGTGCCATGATTCGTCATGAGGGCATTATAGAAACCCGGATCGACAAAATCAGGGTCAGGCGTAGACAATTCCGTACGCATAGCCATCGCCATGAGACCCCCGACCAGATAGAAGAAAAAGCTTAAGACTAGGTACTGAATTCCAATCACCTTGTGGTCGGTATTAAAGGTGAAATAGTCGTACCACTTCCAGGCGTGGGGGGGATGATGACCGGCGGGCATAGATGCCGTAACCGACATGGACACATCAGACTGAGTCATAGGTCAAGATCAATAGTTACAGATCACAAGATGAATCATTACAAATCGCTAGTCCCAAAGGTAACGCGAAAAACACAAAACTTCCGCGCATAACTCCCCATAACCCAACTCGGCTAACACTGGGTGCAGTTGCACGGCTCCACTTCTACCGACCGACTTCTGACGATAGCAAAGTGCCCTTAAGCAGCCTTCCTTAAGCAGCCTTAAGGTAAACCTGCGAGAACCAATGGGGTAGGTATCCTCAAACTGCGCCACCAACCTCTAACCCAACCACCCCCTAATGCGGCAATTGGTTTAACACTGCCGGTGTTACGCCTAAATCTTGGGCATAGGCGGCCAACAAATCGGTATCACGGGTCGCTGTTGCGCTTAAGGCAACTGTTGGAGTCGCTTCTGCCCGTTGGGCTATCTGCGACTGTAACCAGGTGTCAAACTCGTCCTCACTGTGGACAATCACCCGCGATCGCATAGACCCGTGATAAGCCCCACACAACTCCGCACAGACGATCGGATAATCCCCTAACTGCGTCGCCACAAACTGAAGTTGGGAAGGTTGGCCAGGGAGGGCATCCTGCTTTAAACGAAACTGAGGCACCCAGAAAGAATGAATCACATCCTGGGCGTTAATGCGCAGCTGCACCGACCGACCGATCGGAATATGCAACTCGCCACTGACAACACCACTGTCGGGATAGGTAAAAATCCAGGCATATTGCAAACCCAGCACGTCCACAACCAGATCTGCCGGTTTACCCATTGCATCCGGTGCAGCCCCAAAACCATACTTTGGGTTCGGTACGTCTGGTTGCACATTGCCCTTATCCACCAGCAGGGGGTCAGCCGCCGACTCTAGATCCGGCGCCGTCATCGCTAAGGGAGCCGCGATCGCACTGCCCATCAAAGCCGATGGCTGATCCGCCGACCGGATGGCATGGGTGGGGTGGCCACTATGGGACATCATCATGCCCCCACCCGAATTTTCAAAGCCACCCATCTCACCATAGACTTCGACACTATAGAGGCCCAACCCAATCACAATCACCGCCGGGATCGCGGTCCAGAACACTTCAAGGGGCAGGTTCCCATGAATGGGGGGGGCATCGGTCTCATCCCCTGGCTTGCGGCGGAAGCGAATCACAGCAAAGAGGATCGCCCCTTCCACCACCAGAAAGAGGGCCGTCGCGATCGTCATCATCAAGTTAAAAAAACGATCGACTAGAGGAGCCTGCTCAGAGACCGCCTCTGGCATCAGACCATGATTCTGGCCAAACCAAAGACTAAACAGGGTGACAACAACCCCCAACGTTAGGGTCAGCAAGGAGGTTGGAACCGTTTCTTTCGGAGTTTGCATGATTGGGTAGCACAGTCTAGATGGACGATTGAATTGAGAATAATATTGATCATCAGTGGACGTGACTGAATGCGCTTGACTGAGAATGCGCTTGACTTAACGCGATGAACTGAGCGCCTCTGGTTCAGGGCACGGGCGACGAGGATAGATTGGGCCTCCGAGAATTGCCCCGACCTTCTCAATGAGTGTATCCATCTGCCCTCGGAAAATTGGCTAAAATCCTGCGAGTTTTTTAGCTTTTGTTGTTCCTGGGGGATCAGGGCTACGAGCCTAACTCGCAGTCTAGCGATCGCGGGTTCCCCCGACGAGGACTTGCCCACCCCTACGACCACCACGCACCTAGAGCGTTATCGATTTTTCATAGATAGATTTCACTTAAGGTCAAAAAGTGTGGCCGTGTCTGTATCCCAGGTGCCCCCTAGCCCAGTCAAGCCAGGGTTTCTTGACATATACCTTAATACACACATTGTTAACCGATATCTAATAATACACACCTGTCCCAGACCCTGCCAATTGGTAGCATGGGCAACTTTCAGTTCCAAATTTGTATGGTTTCTTCAAGAACAGCAAACATATATTACTAGAGAGGAAACCTTAAGAAAACCTAAAGAACTGTCCAGACAATCCCAAAAAAATTCCGAAATTAGGTCCGGCATCCAAGGGATTGATTACAGTGTTAAGCAATAGATTAGTTACGCTATGTCAAGAGGTATGTCAAGAGGTGCTTGGCTGAAACGATTGTCGGCAAGCACTTGCATTCTTATTGCACACCTATTGCACACCTATTACGCATTGTTTTAGATTGTTGCCATTTTTTAAGATTCGAGAGATGCCGATGCTTCATGCTGTGTTTCCACAGGCCCCTGCCCCCTCAACCAAGCGACCAACGCCGCGATCGCGGATTTACCAATTGGTCCAGCAGATGGTAATTGCCACCTTATTGCTGATGGCGATCGGCAGTGCTACACGGGTAATGAACGCGGGCCTCGCTTGCCCGGATTGGCCCCTGTGTTACGGTCAGTGGGTACCTGCCCGACAGATGAACTTACAGGTTTTTCTAGAGTGGTTTCATCGTCTGGATGCAGCGTTGCTAGGGGTACTGACGATCGTCCTAGCCGCCAGTAGCTGGGGGTATCGCCGGGATCTACCGCGTTGGGCACCGTGGCTGGCGAGTTTAGCACTGGGTCTGATTGTTGTTCAGGGGGCGCTGGGCGGGTTAACCGTCACAGAATTACTACGGTTTGATATCGTCACTGCCCACTTGGGCACGGCATTACTCTTCTTTGTCACCCTCCTGATCCTGGCGACCGTCTTGATGCCCTATCAAGCGGTGGGGACGGCAACTAAACTGCCTTGGTTGGGCTTGACCGCTACCATTTTGGTCTATCTGCAATGCTTATTGGGGGGACTCGTGGCCTCCCGTTGGGCGGCACACCAGTGTTTTGCCGGATTTCAGCTGTGTGAGGTTATGAATAGCCATCTCCTGGGGGTTTTCCCCCCCACGATCGCGACCTTAGTCAGTGTTGTCGCGGCTTGGCGTACCCCTGCCCTGCATCCTACCCTGCGGCAGGCCGCTAATCTGGCGCTCGTGTTCTTGCTTTTACAAATTGGTATAGGGATTGCCACCTTCCGACTCCATCTGCAAGTCGAACTGCTTACCGTGACCCATCAAGCGATCGGCGCGCTCCTATTGGGCAGTCTGACCGTGTTGACTGCCCTAGCTTGGCGGGATGTCCAGTCCCAGGTTGGGAGTGTAGTCCCGATGACACCCAACCCCGTCATCCCCAGGGGAATCGCAACCGATCCTGCCTTGGACTCCCTGGAATCCAGCCCAGTTCCCTAAAGCAATGGGTCTGCGGGCTGCGCCTGGGTGTACCTAGCCGGAGATAACCCCTTAGCCCTTAGGGGCTGACCTTGGGCAACCGGGCTGGGCGATCTATTTGCACCTATTTGCACGCCTGGTTCTCTCAGCATTGTTCCTCCTCCCCTACTCACTGTTTGGCCTTCACTGTTCAGGCGTTAATTGCCATGCCAGAAATTCTGACTGCTCCCCTTCCCCATCACCGCAACTTCTTTCAGATCTTGCGGAGCTATTACCAACTCACCAAGCCCCGGATTATCTTGCTGTTGTTGATCACAACGGCAGCGAGTATGTGGGTGGCTGCCCACGGCGAGGTTGATCCCTTGCGCCTCCTGGTCACTCTGCTGGGGGGGGCACTGGCAGCGGCGGCAGCCAATACGATCAACTGCTTTTACGATCGCGACATTGACGCAATCATGGAACGCACTGCCCATCGGCCCCTGCCGTCGGGACGCATTCAACCCCGTGATGCCCTGCTATTTGCAGGCTTGCTAGCAGCGATTTCCTTTAGTCTGCTGAGCCTCTTTGCCAACCTGCTGAGCGCCCTGTTGGCCATGTCGG
This DNA window, taken from Trichothermofontia sichuanensis B231, encodes the following:
- a CDS encoding nitric-oxide reductase large subunit gives rise to the protein MANPTFDIAVPIRKPGRQLSLPTWLVLICVITFTVLLSAGAAIYKNAPPIPVTIVSPRQEVILTQETIQSGQKIYLARGGQHIGSIWGHGSYLAPDWTADVLHRWGLATAGVLYNGKADFDQTDWEALSASDRALLQVKLRDEFKTNRYDPDTGRLTLTAAQTQGLRQVFADYQTLLSQGSAVHSIPSGWFTDPGQIRDVTAFFSWTAWAAAANRPNAPFSYTANWPHDDLIGNQAPAQFLIWSIVSVIVLIAAIAFFLFVYLTQEDAEDIQSVAARPAIRLATPSQKVTTLFFGVAMTLFLVQILMGMVTAHYAVEGDGFYGVPIQSYLPYAASRTWHLQLAVFWIATCWLAAGLYFGPRFGQHEPKGQAWGNGGLLVALTVVVVGSLVGAWAGVQGWLGNHSFWFGHQGYEYVELGRLWQLLLIGGMVFWLWLMFRALKPALKAEGSKTGLNHFFLYSAITIPLFYASGLMYTNHTPLSVAEYWRWWVVHLWVEGFFEVFATVAIAYLCSELGFLKRSSALRATYLTTILYLGSGVIGTLHHLYFAGTPVFITAMGSVASALEVVPLTLIGFEVVKSLKLSQEAQGFYRMPLKFFIATCFWNLVGAGVFGFLINPPIVLYYSQGLNTTPIHAHSALYGVYGSLAIALMLFALREITPDRAWDERNLNFAFWWLNGGLVLMMVTGLIPNGFYQLVQSVNYGTWYARSAEVISSPWMQWTVWLRIPGDIVFSVGAMMLVYCVGRSLVGIFQQPTQAQPSEFLAVKTTTP
- a CDS encoding CopD family protein, producing the protein MLFKILVVLHTLGTTIWTGGHLVLAVTVLPQAWQHRDPDRIHQFESHFEGLGLLALLLQVLTGLWLTWIYFPRLENFWAFDSYLSTYIGLKLLLLLATLALAIHARFFIIPNLTKETLNSLAWHIVGVTILAVGFVIIGAGIRLGGLS
- the ric gene encoding iron-sulfur cluster repair di-iron protein; translated protein: MATVQINDTVGAIVRDHPSLAHLFEQAQVDYCCGGQKTLAEVCAQRGIDPQSFLAELEAYSAATPAPESNLGDLSLTELANHIEQIHHAYLHRELPRLEKLVTKVATVHGEKEPRLRQIQEIFLALSAELTTHLMKEEQILFPMIRRLDASDSVPIFHGGTLANPIQQMELEHEAAGVALAQLRQLSDHFTPPDWACNTYRAMLDALHTFEQDMHQHVHKENNLLFPQAIALEQTKGQG
- a CDS encoding cytochrome c oxidase subunit II, which produces MQTPKETVPTSLLTLTLGVVVTLFSLWFGQNHGLMPEAVSEQAPLVDRFFNLMMTIATALFLVVEGAILFAVIRFRRKPGDETDAPPIHGNLPLEVFWTAIPAVIVIGLGLYSVEVYGEMGGFENSGGGMMMSHSGHPTHAIRSADQPSALMGSAIAAPLAMTAPDLESAADPLLVDKGNVQPDVPNPKYGFGAAPDAMGKPADLVVDVLGLQYAWIFTYPDSGVVSGELHIPIGRSVQLRINAQDVIHSFWVPQFRLKQDALPGQPSQLQFVATQLGDYPIVCAELCGAYHGSMRSRVIVHSEDEFDTWLQSQIAQRAEATPTVALSATATRDTDLLAAYAQDLGVTPAVLNQLPH
- a CDS encoding YwiC-like family protein, which produces MALSDANPPVQNGDVLPSDRRAYRAPAWYHPTVSPEHGVYIVLLVSFLSGAAAAQQWTLATTLAGICALAGFQAEHPLVLQIKQRRTWKPRLLLWGSLYGGLALGLALYLYLQVPVLIWLYLGAIAALLIDAISVFYRQQRSIGNELLTFAAVCLAAPFAAIATTKTITFAFWGLWLLNTLFFSSAIFTVKLRKPKTQALMPGLVYHSVATLIVCGLWYGGGLTTLAAIAFGIALIKFGLILWQLEWYKTTAIHQVAILETLSAMVFFLLTAISLLPNHPVTAA
- a CDS encoding Crp/Fnr family transcriptional regulator — protein: MLSTIDLSYWLKTTPLFCGLSPAQLRAIAAIAQLQTFPKGDHIFHQGSAATGFFVVKIGRIKIFKLSTQGKEQILHFCGPGDHFAEVPALDGQDFPASAATLEPSEVIFLPRIAFIELLHQYPDIAITMLISLSQHARRLSQLVEDLSFKEVPQRLATYLLNLSDRTLAAAPNHAHTPNVIELDLSKSQLAAVLGTIPATLSRAFDRLSREGMIVIDGTRIELRDRDRLQELSQSLERRNSSSA
- the ctaD gene encoding cytochrome c oxidase subunit I codes for the protein MTQSDVSMSVTASMPAGHHPPHAWKWYDYFTFNTDHKVIGIQYLVLSFFFYLVGGLMAMAMRTELSTPDPDFVDPGFYNALMTNHGTIMIFFWIVPAAIGGFGNFLIPLMIGARDMAFPKLNAIAFWLNPPAGLLLLGSFFFGGSQTGWTAYPPLSLITNNTAQSMWILSIVLVGTSSILGALNFIVTIWKLRVPSMSWDRLPLFCWAMLATSTLALFSTPVLAIGLILLLFDINFGTSFFKPNAGGDVVIYQHLFWFYSHPAVYLMILPIFGIMSEVIPVHARKPIFGYKAIAYSSLAICIVGLFVWVHHMFTSGTPAWMRMFFTISTLIVAVPTGVKVFSWVATLWGGKIRLTSPMLFAVGLLAMFVMGGLSGVMLGNAPFDVHVHDTYFVVAHFHYVLFGGSVFGLYAGIYHWFPKITGRLYSEAWGRVHFVLTLIGTNLTFLPMHELGLQGMPRRVAMYDPQFTDLNVISTIGAFILGISVLPFFFNMAWSWFYGPKADGNPWAGLTLEWTTASPPLVENWEVLPTVTHGPYDYGMGYDQKATA
- a CDS encoding cytochrome c oxidase subunit 3; amino-acid sequence: MQGSTVDTNTTIAAATAIGHRVHADEHPDYRRLGLLIFLVSESLMFGGLFATYLILRSDALTWPPEGVEVELLVPAINTIILVSSSFVIHQGDAAIKKGNVGGLRLWFLLTAAMGAIFLAGQAYEYLTLGYGLSSNIFANCFYVMTGFHGLHVLVGILLILGVVWRSRCPGHYNANKHTGAEMAEIYWHFVDIIWIILFGLLYILTLF